A genome region from Gammaproteobacteria bacterium includes the following:
- a CDS encoding porin: protein MNKKMLTATIGAALYAVGPTASALEAKVSGQVNRAIMWADDGVTPKTHHVDNAMSGTRFRFTGSDDLSTDLKAGVTLEFEYLSNSSSSVTQSSKTTDSGLKERVLEAYFSGGFGRIGLGQGAGAADGGTEVDLSGTNVVQSAAVADIGGSITFMTSTGTTGPKITDAINQQDFESRYDRLRYDSPAFGLLKFAVSTGTKTDTINEAAITFNSNLGGSGTLAAAIGYSKEDTNVAGTPETTKGGSLSWLASFGLNVTLAVSNVQNDATPTAKDADFRYLKIGYKSGDHAVALDYGKGEDFTAGDTSEMVGVGYVYTAAKFAELYAGAKVHRLDRPGTEFEDITIVTAGTRLKF, encoded by the coding sequence ATGAATAAGAAGATGCTAACCGCAACCATCGGTGCGGCGTTGTACGCGGTCGGTCCCACGGCGTCTGCGTTAGAGGCGAAAGTATCGGGCCAAGTCAATCGCGCCATCATGTGGGCGGACGACGGCGTCACGCCTAAAACACACCATGTCGACAACGCCATGAGCGGTACCCGATTTCGCTTCACTGGCTCGGACGATCTGTCGACCGACCTGAAGGCCGGTGTCACGCTGGAGTTCGAATATTTATCCAATTCGTCGAGTTCCGTGACTCAATCGAGCAAGACCACAGATTCGGGTCTGAAAGAACGCGTGCTGGAAGCCTACTTCAGCGGTGGTTTTGGTCGGATCGGTCTCGGCCAAGGCGCCGGCGCCGCCGATGGCGGCACTGAAGTCGATCTCTCGGGCACGAACGTTGTGCAATCGGCGGCCGTAGCGGATATCGGCGGCTCGATTACCTTTATGACATCTACCGGCACTACCGGTCCCAAAATCACCGATGCCATCAATCAACAAGACTTCGAAAGCCGCTACGATCGGCTACGATACGATTCGCCGGCGTTCGGTCTGCTGAAGTTCGCGGTCAGCACCGGCACGAAAACCGACACCATCAACGAGGCCGCGATTACTTTCAATTCGAACCTCGGCGGTTCCGGCACGCTTGCCGCCGCCATCGGTTATTCCAAAGAAGATACCAACGTCGCCGGTACGCCGGAAACAACCAAAGGCGGCTCCCTCTCCTGGCTGGCATCGTTCGGCCTGAACGTGACGCTGGCGGTATCGAACGTCCAGAACGACGCCACTCCGACGGCGAAGGACGCCGACTTCCGGTACCTGAAGATCGGTTACAAGTCGGGCGATCATGCCGTCGCCTTGGATTACGGCAAAGGTGAGGATTTCACCGCCGGCGATACATCTGAGATGGTAGGTGTCGGTTACGTCTATACGGCCGCCAAGTTCGCGGAGCTGTACGCTGGCGCCAAAGTCCATCGTTTGGATCGGCCAGGCACTGAGTTTGAGGACATCACCATCGTCACTGCCGGCACGCGCTTGAAGTTCTAG